The Deinococcus arcticus genome contains the following window.
GCGGCGGGTGCGGCCACGCTCTCGGTCAGGGTGTCCTCGTCGTCGCCGGGCAGGGGCACGCGCAGCACGGCCGGCTGGTCCTGCCACACTGTTTCGTACACGCGGTTCACCATGCCCACACTGGGCAGGCGGCGCAGTGGGCCCTGAAGGCCGTATTTGCCGGCAAAAGCGGCCTGTTCGGCAGGCGACAGGTCGGGCAGGATACGCACCCCCGCATTCTTGGTGCCCGGCCCCCGCCCCGCCATGCGCCAACTGGCCGACCCCGCCGTTGACCAATGATATAAATTTTCAATCTCAATCACTGAATTGGAATTTTTACATCATTGCGCAGCTGACTTGTGATTCAGTAGACGTGTCAGGAGGACACCATGAATTCCGTTTTGCCAAGACTGACACTGGTGCTGGGATTAACCGCGTGTGGTGCGCAGGTGCCTCACCTTGGGCAGCAGGCGGCCCGTGTTGTGCAGCCGCAGGCCGCCACGCTGAATTTCAGTGGTTTCACCTGGACCGTCAAGGAGGGCTCAGGGCTGGGCCCGGGGCCCAACACCTGGTCGGCCCGGAATGTCTGGCTGGATGCGGCGGGCGACCTGCACCTCGCCATCCGCCGCGACGGGAGCACGTGGACCAACGCCGAAGTCAGCACTGGGCGCCGCCTGGGCTACGGCACCTACGAGTGGCGGGTGATCGGCCGCGTGGATCAGCTGGACCAGAATGTGGTGCTGGGTCTGTTTCAGTACCCCACCCCCGACACGGTGCCTGCCGGGCAGGACCCGGACGGCCTCTTTGAAATTGATGTGGAGCTGGCCCGCTGGGGGCAGGCCAGCGCCCAGCCGCTGAATTACACCACCTATCCCAGCGCGCGCGGTCAGCCGGTGACCTCGCGCGTGTTGCCTCTGCAGTTGCAGGGCACCTACACCACCCACCGCTACACCCGCCTGCGCGACCGCGTGATTCATGAAACCTTCGGCGGGCACACCACCGCGCGCTCCAACCGCATGGGCTGCAACGAATTCGTGTGGCCCGCCACCTACAACCCAAGCACCGGGGGCTGGACCAACCCCCGCATTGCCCAGATTGAGATGCCCGTGCACATGAACCTGTGGCTGTTCAGAGGCATGGCCCCCGCAAACGGCCAGGAGACAGAAGTGACCGTGCGCCGCTTCCAGTACGCGCCCAGCGACGGCAGCGTGAACGCAGGCACCCCCCGATGCTGAGCCCCGCTTCCTTTGTTCAGGCCCCGGTCCCTGTGGGCGGGGCCGCTACACTGCCCCCATGCAGGCACTGGTAGAGGCGATCCGGCAACAGGGGGAAATCTTGCCCGGCGGCATTCTGAAGGTGGACGGTCTGGTCAACCACCAGCTGCTGCCAGACCTGACGCGCGAGATGGGCGAGGCCTTTGCGCGTCACTTCGCTCCGCTGCGCCCCAGCAAGGTCGTGACCATTGAAGTCAGCGGCATTGCCCCCGCCATTGCGGCTGCCATGGCCCTGGGCGTGCCCATGGTTTATGCCCGCAAGAAAAAGCCAGTGACCATGAAAGAACCCATCTTCACCGCCCAGTCGGTCAGCCGCACCAAGGGCGGCGTGGTGGAACTGTTTGTCAGCAGCGAGTTCCTGGGCCCAGCCGACCGTGTGGTGGTGGTGGACGATTTTCTGGCCTCGGGCGGCACCCTGCGCGCCCTGAGCACCCTTCTGGCCCAGAGCGGGGCGCAGTTACTGGGGATTGGCTGCGTGGTGGAAAAGCAGTTTGAACACGGCCGCGCCAAACTGGCCGACCTGGGCGTGCCTCTTCACACACTGGCCAACATTGTGCGCATGGAGGGGGGAGAGCTGACTGTGGAGCCGGGCCGGTAGGGGAGGCGGGCGCAGGGAGACAAAGGCCAGCGCTCTGGCCCTGAACCCTCAACGGCTTCTGTGAAGAACCTCACTTCGTATTTTGTGTTACGCTTCATGAAGATCGATCTGTGGTGGCGTTCGTGGCCCAGGGCTCCGGGGCCGGGCGAACGTCGGTGGGGCGTGTTGTGCCGCGTTGCTGTGCGCCGCCTTGAAGGTGCGCGCCGCCCCGCTGCTGCCGGATGGTCCGGGACCTGCGGCCATGTGCCGCTGGAGCCCCGGCCCCCAGTGCAGACAAACTTGTGTTGCCGTGCTTCATCTGGGGAGGATGAACATGAGACGACTTCTGACGGCCCTGGCTCTGCTGTGTGGGGCCGCCCTGAGCGGCTGCGCGCCGCACAGCCCACCTGCACCTGCGGCGCCTGTTGTTGCGGCGCCCGCCCTGGCGGCCCAGTCGCATGACCGCTACCAGAACCTGTCTTACACCGTCACTGGGCCCAACACCGTGCGCTTTGAGCTGCGCGGGGGCTTTCGCGCTGGCTTCTACCTGACTGACCGCTGCCGCACCCCAGCCGGCGCTGTGACCACCTGCACAGGCTCCGGCGGTCTGCCCGCGCCCGGCGACTACGTGGATATGGCCGCCAGCGCCTCCAACGCCTTTGCCTTCGGGGACGGCACCACCCGTCCGGGGCGCATGGTGGGCCGCGTGGAATCGGTGGACCCGGCCGGTGACCTGCTGTACGCCCGTGCCATCACCCAGACCGGCAGCACCATTGAAAACGGCTTTACCAAGACCTACCCGGGCCCCGGCCCGTACACCGCCCTGTTCCAGGCGTGCTGCCGGCTGGACGGCGCCAACACTGGCCCCAGCGATCCTTATCTGGTGCGCAGCGTGGTCAGCTTTGCGGGCAACACCACCAATCCCGTGACCACCCTGCCGCCCGTGGTGGACTGCGTGGTGGCCACGGTCTGCACCTTCAGCGTGCCGGCGGCCGACCCGGACGGCCACGTGCTGGTGTTCCGGCTGTCCAACCAGCCCAGCGTGGCGGCAGAAACCGGGATCGGCGGTCCCATGCCGGGCAGTATCAGCCCGGCCGGGGTATACACCCTGCCGCCCATCGGCGCCCCTGCCGGCACCGTTTTTGCCACCCAGGTGACCATT
Protein-coding sequences here:
- the xpt gene encoding xanthine phosphoribosyltransferase — encoded protein: MQALVEAIRQQGEILPGGILKVDGLVNHQLLPDLTREMGEAFARHFAPLRPSKVVTIEVSGIAPAIAAAMALGVPMVYARKKKPVTMKEPIFTAQSVSRTKGGVVELFVSSEFLGPADRVVVVDDFLASGGTLRALSTLLAQSGAQLLGIGCVVEKQFEHGRAKLADLGVPLHTLANIVRMEGGELTVEPGR
- a CDS encoding glycoside hydrolase family 16 protein, translated to MNSVLPRLTLVLGLTACGAQVPHLGQQAARVVQPQAATLNFSGFTWTVKEGSGLGPGPNTWSARNVWLDAAGDLHLAIRRDGSTWTNAEVSTGRRLGYGTYEWRVIGRVDQLDQNVVLGLFQYPTPDTVPAGQDPDGLFEIDVELARWGQASAQPLNYTTYPSARGQPVTSRVLPLQLQGTYTTHRYTRLRDRVIHETFGGHTTARSNRMGCNEFVWPATYNPSTGGWTNPRIAQIEMPVHMNLWLFRGMAPANGQETEVTVRRFQYAPSDGSVNAGTPRC